CGCCGGCCTCCAGGACGGCGTACTCGCGCCAGCCCAGGGAATGGACGACGGCGTCCCCCAATTTCCGGGCGTCGGACCTGGACGCGATGACCTCACCGACAGCGCCGCCGTCGAGCGCTACATCCAGCGCGAAGGGGGCTGAGTAGGACTTGACGTCGTTCATCCGGCCCCGCATGTATGGGTCCACCGAGATGTAGAGGTTGCGCACCAGGACCTGGCCCTCCCGCAGTTCGGGCAGCGCGGATTCGGCCAGCCGGAAGTTCTCGTCGGTGGGGCGCCCTTGCGGGCGGGATGCGAGGCGGATCTCCCGGGTTGTCGCGGGCAAGGCGGTAGTGGTGCTCATGCTGCGAACTCCAGGATCTTGATGTCGACGGTGATGTTTCCGCGCGTCGCGTTGGAGTACGGGCAGATCTGGTGGGCCTTGGCTACGAGCGCTTCGGCTGTGGCAAGATCCAGGGCCGGAACCGCTATTTCGAGTTCGGCAGCGAGGCCGTAGCCTTCGCCGCCATCCAAGGCGCCGAAGTGGATGCGTGCTGCTACGGCCGAATCGGTCAGGTCCGCCCTTTCCTTGCGTCCCACGAGGCGAAGGGCCGAGTGGAAGCAGGCTGCATAGCCGGCGGCAAAGAGCTGCTCCGGGTTGGTGCCATCACCATTGCCGCCCAGCTCCACGGGGCTGGCAAGACTGACGTCCAGCTTGCCGTCCTGGGTGCGTGCGTTGCCGTCTCGGCCTTCGCCCGAGGCCAGGGCCTCAGCAGTGTAAAGGGTCTTCACGGTGTGTCCGTCCTGTAGGAATGTATGGAAAATTTCGATTGACCTGAAGCGCGCTGTCCCGTGTGAAATCCGGTCAGCGCAATCCGGTCAGCGCGAGTCGTGGAGGGCA
Above is a window of Arthrobacter pascens DNA encoding:
- a CDS encoding organic hydroperoxide resistance protein, whose protein sequence is MKTLYTAEALASGEGRDGNARTQDGKLDVSLASPVELGGNGDGTNPEQLFAAGYAACFHSALRLVGRKERADLTDSAVAARIHFGALDGGEGYGLAAELEIAVPALDLATAEALVAKAHQICPYSNATRGNITVDIKILEFAA